The DNA region AACAACGCTTAGCCAGGCGGATCTATTCCGAACACGTTTTTCTGGAAAAGGTGTTGTGTAGAGGGAGAACGTTTCTTCGCCGCACAATGCCGCCGCGCATGGCCCATCGGATCGTCGCGCCAGATCGAATAGACGATCGAGAACATCCAGTCGAGCGGCGATGTGTCGGGAGGCCGTGTGTGTGAGTCTTCCAGCCCGCGCGCGCAGGCCTGATGAACCAGTTCTTCCGCTTCATATTCGTTCTCTGTGAGCCGTAAGGCGAAAGACCAGAGCCGGGGAAGCATGTCCGGAAGAACGAGCGAAAGTTCTGTGCACTGCATTGCAATCGGGAAACGGATTGACTGAGGGAGAACTGCCAACTTTAGCGTTTCCCATTGACAGATGGCTTGTCTATGTGGCGCATTTTTCTTGTCTGGGACGCGCATTCGAACGCAAGATCTTTGAAACTGGATGCGCCCTGAGCGGCAGCAGATACATTACGACATATTCCTGCGCCAAAACCAGGCTATAACCGGGTATCCGTCAGAAAGCGCGTTTTGGACAAGCGATCGAATTGCCTTGGACAATTTCCGAAAGAGTCGAATCACTACACTGAAAAATCAGAGGTTCCTGGCGTTAGCGGAATCCGTTGGTGGGTTTCAATCCGGCATGACGGCATATGACGGGTGCCTGCTTCGAAACCCTTTCAGTGTAGATGTCGAAGATTTTCAATCGGAAAGATCATGACCGAGTACTCCACCGCACTTTCGTCGAATGTCCGCAGTCGCTTTTTCATTGATGGCGAATGGGTATTGAGCCATTCCGATGCGCGCCATGTGCTGATTTCTCCTGCTACGGAAGAACCGTTCATGTCCGTTCCGCTCGCGGATTCCGTGGACGTCGAGCGCGCGGTCGCCGCGGCGCGCCGGGCGTTCGACAAGGGACCGTGGCCGAAGCTGTCGGGCGCTGAGCGAAGCGTTTATCTGAAGCGGCTGACGGAAGAAATCCGCCAGCGCTTGCCCTTGCTCGCGCAACTGTGGACCGATCAGGTCGGCGCGCCGAT from Paraburkholderia caribensis includes:
- a CDS encoding RNA polymerase sigma factor, translating into MAVLPQSIRFPIAMQCTELSLVLPDMLPRLWSFALRLTENEYEAEELVHQACARGLEDSHTRPPDTSPLDWMFSIVYSIWRDDPMGHARRHCAAKKRSPSTQHLFQKNVFGIDPPG